The window AAACCGCGCTCGGTACCGCAATTCTTGAGACACACCGCTCACGGGATTTACTTGTGCTTATTGAAGAAGAAGAAACCGTAAGAAACTTGAAACCCAATTTTGAACTGCTGAAACAATATGAGAACTTTTTCGGAATCGTCGTTACAGCAAAAGGAAGCAGCTGCGATTTTGTATCACGCTATTTTGCACCGAATGCCGGAGTGCCGGAGGATCCTGTTACGGGGTCTTCACATCCAACACTTATTCCGTTTTGGAGCGAACGACTCCGTAAAACAGAAATGTTTGCCAAACAGCTTTCGAAACGCGGCGGATGCCTGTATTGCAGGGACTGCGGCAAGCGTGTTGAAATCAGCGGTGAGGCAAAATTATATATGTCCGGTGAAATAAAGCTATAGCAATTATTGATTCAAAAGCCAAAAAAAGCTATAATAAAATTACAAAGATAAAAACACGGTTCTGGTTGGTAGTCCAGACGCAGCTGATCGGCTGTCAGTAACCTGCCTCCTAAGGTTGTCCGGTCTTTGTTAAGTTTTCTTTTAGGAGGAATTTAACATGGACACATCAGCAGTGGAAATTACCGTCTTTTTTAAAGATCCGTTTTGGGTCGGCGTGTTTGAACGCGAGTGCAAAGGAAAATTGGAGGTCGCTAAAGTAGTATTTGGCGCTGAGCCAAAAGACTATGAGGTTTATGACTATTTCCTGACTAATTGGGATAAGCTTCGATTTAGCCCCCCTGTTGCCGAACGCAGTCAGACAAACAAAAAGATGAATCCTAAGCGGATGCAAAGAGAAATTCACAGTCAATTGACGCAAATGGGAATCGGAACAAAGGCACAGCAGGCAATTAAACTGATGCAGGAGCAGAATAAGCTGGAGCGAAAGTCTGAGAACCGACAGAAAGCAGAAGAAGGAAAAGAGAAAAAGTTTGTATTGCATCAAATTAAAAGAAAAGAAAAACACAGGGGCAGGTGAGAACCTGCCCCTGTGTTTCTTCAGGAAAGTAATCGACAATTAATATTTAATATGGAATTGAAAAATATAAAAAAATACAGTATACTCTTTAATATGACATTTTTTGCGACCAATGGGTTCCATTTTATTGAAAATTGTTCTCTAAATACTAGAAAAGCTGGGATGAGTATGAAAGAAATTAAAATTGTAGTAGTCGATGATTCCCCTTTTTCTGTTGCAATGCTGACCAACATCCTTACTTCAAAAGGGTTTAATGTCGTCGGAAGCGCAAATTCCCTGGAAGAAGCTGTGGAAGCAGTCTCCCGTTTGAATCCGGATATTGTTACAATGGATATGACTATGCCGGGCGCGGATGGAATTGAGTGCACAACAGCCATTCATAAAATCAATCCGAATGTAAAAGTCATCATTGTCAGTTCCATGATGGATGATGAAATCGTGCGAAACGCAAAAAAAGTAAAGATATCCGGCTATGTACAAAAGCCCGTGGATGAGGAAGAGCTTTGCTTAATGGTTCAGAGAATCATGTCCGAGGAGGAGCTGTTTATACAGCTTGATCATCTGTATTACAATGTCTTTAAGGAAGCGCTGACCGATACATTCAACAGATTCTTCAAATCTGCCCCTGACTTTGGGGAAAAACAAACGACAAAAGGGGAGCAGACTTCAAGGGGGATATCGGTTGTGATGGGGATTATAGGAAAGTACGGCGGCAGAATGATTCTTGACATGTCCGATGAAACCGCCAGAAACATGACCGAATTCCTGCTCAAAAAAGAGGAACTGACAAAAGATCATATTGTAAATGCAATGGGTGAAATATCAAATATCATAGCCGGCAATGCGTGCTCGCTGATGAATAAAAGCAATTCGCTTTTTGGTCTGCGCGTAGCGCCCCCGACAATTGTGTACGGCGAATCGATTAAAATATCCAAATCGGAACTTGATACGGTTTCTTTTGTAAAAGCAGAGACCGATTTTGGAGAAGTTTATTTGAATGTTGGTTTTAATAGGGGCGTGTGTTGATGAATAAAGAATATATGGAGTCGTTTTCCAGTGCTTTTTTAAATGTAATGCCGCAGCTTGGAGTGGTGGATGTTAAACGGAACAGTGAAACCGAATGTGGTCATTTAATAAAGTCACCCGGCGTGGTAGTGATTATTGGTATAACAGGAGATCTTCATGGAAATGTATATTTTACTATGGGTGAAGACTGCGCTAAAAAAGTAGCTTCAAGTATGATGGGGGGAATGGATGTCCCTCAGTTTGATGAGATGGTGCAGAGCGCGGTGTCTGAACTGAGCAATATGCTTGCCGCGACAGCGTGCACGGATTTGTCGGGGAAAGGAATCAATGCCGACATTTCAACGCCGACTTTAATACATGGAGATTTTACAGCCGATGCCAGCCTAAAACTTGTTACATGTCTGGAAATGCTGGCGGATGGATGGCCGTTCTACATCTATCTGTCATTGGAACAGAAATAAAGGCAATATGCATAAGAAGGATCCATAGCAGATTTTCTGCTGTGGATCCTTGTTTTTATATATACGTTGTTAAAATAAAATCAGTATTTCCCCGATGCAGCGGCAACGGCAGCCTTTGGGGCAGATGCCTTTGCAGGTTTGGCTGTCACTTTCTGATAGCCGCCGGTTTGGGCGTCCTTGAGCGTAAATTTACCCACCATTTGTGTAAGCATATCCGCCTGACCGGAAAGTTCTTCGCTGGATGCGGCACTTTCTTCCGCGGTGGCGGAATTTGTCTGCACCACACAGGAGACCTGCTCCAAACCCTGATCGACTTGGGCGATTGCCGCGGCCTGAGATTCAGACGCGGTGGCGATTTCGCTGACGATGGATGCAGATTTGCCCACGTTTTGTGCTATGATTTCGAGCTTTTCGGCGGTTTGATTTGCGAATTTTGTCCCGAGTTCGACTTTGCTCGTGGAGCCTTCTATCAGTGCGGTTGTTTCTTTTGCCGCGTTGGCACTTTTTGCAGCAAGATTCCGGACTTCATCGGCAACTACGGCAAATCCCTTACCGTACTGCCCTGCCCTTGCGGCTTCCACCGCGGCATTTAAAGCGAGAATGTTCGTCTGGAAAGCAATGTCGTCAATTACCTTAATGATTTTGGAAATATTTGCAGAAGACTCATTGATTTGCTGCATGGAATCGAGCATTTGGGACATTTGTTGATTACCTTCGGCGGCCTGTGTTTTTACCTGAGCGCAAAGATTGTTCGCCTGCGTCGCATTGGCGGCGTTTTCTTTTGTCTGAGCTGCAATTTCCATGATGGAAGACGTTAACTCCTCCACGGAACTTGCCTGTTCCGTTGCGCCCTGCGCCAGTGACTGGCTTGCGTCTGAAACCTGCTTGGAACCGACGGAGACCTGATCCGCCGCATTGTTAATTTCGCTTAGCAGTTCGTTAAATGATTGAATGGCATGATTGAGTGAAACCTTCATCGTGTTGTATTCACCCTGATAATCTCCGGTCACTTCTACCGTCAGATTTCCCTGTGCGAACTGGGACAGGACTTCAACGGATTCACCGATTGGCACGGAGAAGGCTTCCATCGTCTGGTTCAGTCCGGAGATAATCTTACGGTATCCGCCTTCAAATTTCGTGTCGTCACTGCGCGTATCAAGATTTCCCGCAAGCGCGGCGCCGGCAAGGAAGTTGGAATCTTCAATTAAATCGTGGAGAGCCTGCATCATTTTGACCCCTGACGGCACAAGCTGGTCGTTTTCAGACCGTCTGCCAATTTTTTTATAGGTGTCAAGCGGACTGATATCCCCCTTTGCAAGCGAAAGAAACAGGTTCTGTACGTTCAGGAGGCTTTCCCTTACCCGATTGACGGATTTCGAAAAATCATTCAGCATGCCTTTGTAATTGTCCGACATTTTAGCGGAGTAATCATTTACAGCCATTTTACCCATCACAACGCCTGCTTCATTCAGCGGAATGGTAATGGATTCAAGCGTCTGGTTAAATCCTTCAATGATTTGGGCAAATCCGCCCTTGACCTTGGCTGCATCCCCTCTTACGGTTAAATCACCGTCAGTTCCCGCCTGTGCCAGTTTTCCGGCTTCGCCAAGTAAGGCGTAAAGCGCGGTTCTCACATCATTCAAATGATCAATCAAGGCCGCAAAGTATCCTTTGTAATGATTATCCAATATTTCAAGTTCTTCACCCTGCGACATTTTGCCGATGTATTCGGAGGCAGTGTCAAGTGGGTCCGCAATGGATTCAAGCATATTGTTGAGCTGGTCGATCACCTCTGCGAACAGTCCCTGCATACTGCCGCAGTTTCCACGTTCCGATAAATCGCCCTCGGAAATAGAAAAGGCCATTCTTTTCGTTTCGCCCACAAGAGAAGCGACGGATTGACGGACGCTGTTTAAATTGCCGATCAGAACAGCGTACTGCCCCTGATAATGATTTTGCATATCTTCCTGATGTTCGCCGTTCGCAAGCCTTGCCGCAAAGGTGCAGGAAAGGTCTATCGGCGCTTTTATTGTATCTATTAAAAGATCAATGTCAGAAACAATTTCCCGGTAGCCGCCCTGATGGCGGCTTAAATCCGCTTTGATGTCAAACTGTCCAACTGATGCTGAAGAAGTATACAGATCAATATCATTTTTAAGTTGCTGAAAGGAAAAAATAATTTTTTGAAATGCCTTAACCAGACCATCCGTCGTCTCATTCGGATGCGTATGGATCTCAATGTTGAAATTTCCTTCGGCAAGGGAGTCGGCAGTGCGAATAAGTTCATTGATCGGATCACTGATGCTGTGGGAGATCAACGTAATTTTTTTATGGGTATACCATGCGCACACAAGAACTAAAATGATCATAACGATGACGGATAAGTAAAAAATGCCGGAAAGCCTTTCCATGTTTCCCCGCGCAACCATGCCGAGCAATATACACGCCGCCGCGGCTATTATAACGTTGGAGGACACATTCAGCACCATAAAAGACTTTTTTAACTTTTGTTCAATGTCGGTTTCACTGTTTTTTTCCATATTTCTTACTCCTTAAGCTTCAATCTTATTTAATATTTCAACTTCATCTTCTTTAAAAATTTGTTCGCAGTCCAGCAAAAGCTGAACGGCATCTCCAACTTTACCGATTCCTTTGATGAAGCGGTTTCGGTAGCCGATTTTTGTACTTGGAGGCGGTGCAATGCATTCATCCGGAATCATGGCGACTTCACGGACCTCGTCCACAATCAAACCTACCGTATAGTTTTGTATATCTACAACGACAATGCAGGTTCGTGCCGTATAGGGAACGACCTCCTTTCTGAATCTAAGCCGCATATCCGCGACCGGTATGATTTTTCCTCTCAGATTGATGACCCCCTTAATGTAGGTTGGCGATCCGGGGAGGACGCTGATTTTTTGCACTCCGACAATTTCCGTAACAAAACAGATCTCGATTCCGTAAATCTCCTCACTGAGCGCAAATGTGAGGAATTTTCCGTGTTGTGTGTCCTGCTCTTTCTGTATGATTCTTGTGAGCGTTTCCTTCATTTAAATATTCTCCTTTCCACAATTCTGCTGAACATTATAAAAAAGCCGTGGTACAATGTACCACGGCTGTGCAGCATGGCAACTCGGCTGTCATAGTAATAAAACCTTAGACCCGCAGCTTTGCGTCCCCGCCTTTTGGCGAGTTTGCTTTTTCATTGACTTAATTCTGTATTTGATTTAAATCCAAATAATATGTTAATGAATCAATCTAATAAATTTGTTTCATTATTAATACGTTAAATTTGGCTTTATAGCTTGATATTTCTTTTACTTTCTTTATATATTTTAAAAAATGCAATAATATTAAAGAAACGTTTTAGTAGAAAAACCGATCTCTCTGTAACTGCGATCCAAAATAATATGAATGGAATGAAAAAAATGACAGTTGAACCAATCCGGGATAAAGAAAACATTAAAAAGATGTTTTATTACTTAAATGGGAAAGACCATAAATACGGCCTTTTGTTTAAATATGGCCTCAATACAGGTTTGCGAATCAGCGATATTCTTCCATTGACGGTAAATGATATTTTTAACGAAAACGGAAATTTCAGAGATTATCTCGTAATCAAAGAAAAAAAGACCAGTAAGGTAAAGAAAATTAAACTGAATAATGCAATCCGCAAAATGTTGGATGCCTATGTAAAAGAATATAGGCTCTCCGGCGATTCTTACCTGTTTTACAGCAAAAAAAGCGGCGGTCATATTCAGCGCGTACAGGCTTATAAGGTCTTGAAAGAAGCGGCAAATGTTTGCAATGTTGAAAATTTCGGTACGCACAGCATGAGAAAGACATGGGGTTACTGGACATACAAGGCTTCAAAATATAACGTTGGATTAATTATGGAAATGTTCAACCACAGTTCCCAAAATGTGACGCTGCGCTATATCGGAGTCAGTCAAGACCAAAAAGACGAACTTTACTCTTTAGTGCAATTTTAAGAGTTTTATTGTCGAAATATGTTAACGAATCGACGAATCGTGACGATATAATTAATGAAACAAATTTATTAGATTGATTCATAAAATTCCAATATTTACCTTTTAAAATAAAATTTAAAACCGAAGGGTTAAAAAAGTCCATTTTCGGTTGAATATAAAATGCCCCGCCGAAGATTTTTAGCTTCGGCGGAGCAACTTTATTACAGTTTATTTTTAACTCTTGCGGAAATTAGAATGATTCATTATAATATAAATAAATATGGAAGATTTCCCCTCAATTGCAAAATCAATGCGGTTGGGGGGAATTGCATTGACCTTGGGGGATTTACCCCTTCATAAATAATGGAGAGAGCCGATATATTATAATATACGGCAAAAGCCAAAATGGGTTTGTTTTGCTCATAGAGGAGGAATTTAATTGAAGAAGATCATTTCAGTTTTATTATCGCTGGCGGTTATCGTTATGTCGGCTCCGGTGGCTGTTCAGGCAGCGACACAGGATGCGGGAATTGTCGATAAACACGGCGCAAAAACTTATTTGGGAACTGCCTCTGACTGGGGGACGACATGGGATGAGGATAATTTCACGGAAGTCACGGATAAAGATGTCACTTTTCCCGGAAATCTGACCATCAAAGCAGGAGAGGTCAAGGACATTTCGGTGTCTGGAAGCAATAGTAAATTGACGATAACAAGCGGTACGATGGACGATATTGACTGTGACGGTACGGTGGATGTCACAGCAGGCACCATTGGCTCCATCGAATCTAACGGAGACATGGCCTTGAAAGGCGGAACGATTAAGCGCAATGCCCAATCCTATCAGAAGGTGACGATCAGTGGGAAAGTGACCGTGGGCGGCTCTGTCATAGGGCAGGACGTTGTCTCCTTGGGAAACACGGGTGCAACCATTTCAGGTTCCTTACAGGCTGGCAATACGATCACCTTGACCGGGAATGCATTAAAAGCAAAAGAGATTAACGGCGAAAGTACAGCGGAGCTTGATATTAAGGGTTATAAAGGTAAACTGCCAACAATCGTGGACATGAGTTCCATTGTGGTGGACGGCAGCAGTTCGGTGACGGCAAACGGAAATGTGGTAGCGGGAAACTTAACGATTCAACAAAAAGGAGAGTTTGTAACAACTTCTTTACTGGAACTGTATACGCTGACGGGACCCGGAACACTTTCTTTTAACGCTGGGAAATTAACCATTCACAACGGGATTACGGGTAAGCCGCTGCTAAATTTCAACAATGCCGTCAAAAGCGGCGTTACGGCGTTTAAAGCGGACAATGGCATGGTGAGGGAAGACGACGTGCGATTGTATGACTATGAACTTAACAGAGAGTCGAACGACGATTACGATAAATTTGTGCTGACCGGTGCTATGAAAGAGGGAATTACGCTGAATAAATCCTCTTTGGCCGTGGACGGCAAAACGCAGGGTTCGGTTGTGGCAAGCGTTAAACCTTCTTTTTCAGAGTTTGCTGCCGGGACAAAATTAGTTTGGGAGCTGCACGGAGAAACTTCCGCTTTTACCATCAGCTCAAGTGGTTTGACCTGCAAGGTATCTGCGAACTCTTCTTTGACGGGATCCTATAAAGCGACGCTGGTAGCTTATCTTGTTGACGGCAAAGGAGACAGGCTTACAGATTACAAGTCCGACTCCTGTATTCTTAGCTGCGGTACGTCGTCGGGTACGCAGGACCAGCCCGATTCCGGAATGACGCTTGATACCTATACGGTTACCATCGGCGCCGGGAGCACCTATTGGGTTTTGGCTGATACGAATTCAAAAACAGCACCGGTTCCCATGTCGT of the uncultured Caproiciproducens sp. genome contains:
- a CDS encoding tyrosine-type recombinase/integrase is translated as MTVEPIRDKENIKKMFYYLNGKDHKYGLLFKYGLNTGLRISDILPLTVNDIFNENGNFRDYLVIKEKKTSKVKKIKLNNAIRKMLDAYVKEYRLSGDSYLFYSKKSGGHIQRVQAYKVLKEAANVCNVENFGTHSMRKTWGYWTYKASKYNVGLIMEMFNHSSQNVTLRYIGVSQDQKDELYSLVQF
- a CDS encoding PhzF family phenazine biosynthesis protein; this encodes MKYYIVDAFTHEHFKGNPAGICLLDGWIEDETMQNIASENNLAETAFLVKESNYYSLRWFTPECEIDLCGHATLASAYVLFNLVDKTQDEVIFHTKSGVLTVHKDQDKLKMDFPSRKPVLTDIPKGLETALGTAILETHRSRDLLVLIEEEETVRNLKPNFELLKQYENFFGIVVTAKGSSCDFVSRYFAPNAGVPEDPVTGSSHPTLIPFWSERLRKTEMFAKQLSKRGGCLYCRDCGKRVEISGEAKLYMSGEIKL
- a CDS encoding response regulator, whose amino-acid sequence is MKEIKIVVVDDSPFSVAMLTNILTSKGFNVVGSANSLEEAVEAVSRLNPDIVTMDMTMPGADGIECTTAIHKINPNVKVIIVSSMMDDEIVRNAKKVKISGYVQKPVDEEELCLMVQRIMSEEELFIQLDHLYYNVFKEALTDTFNRFFKSAPDFGEKQTTKGEQTSRGISVVMGIIGKYGGRMILDMSDETARNMTEFLLKKEELTKDHIVNAMGEISNIIAGNACSLMNKSNSLFGLRVAPPTIVYGESIKISKSELDTVSFVKAETDFGEVYLNVGFNRGVC
- a CDS encoding YjdF family protein, encoding MDTSAVEITVFFKDPFWVGVFERECKGKLEVAKVVFGAEPKDYEVYDYFLTNWDKLRFSPPVAERSQTNKKMNPKRMQREIHSQLTQMGIGTKAQQAIKLMQEQNKLERKSENRQKAEEGKEKKFVLHQIKRKEKHRGR
- a CDS encoding chemotaxis protein CheX encodes the protein MNKEYMESFSSAFLNVMPQLGVVDVKRNSETECGHLIKSPGVVVIIGITGDLHGNVYFTMGEDCAKKVASSMMGGMDVPQFDEMVQSAVSELSNMLAATACTDLSGKGINADISTPTLIHGDFTADASLKLVTCLEMLADGWPFYIYLSLEQK
- a CDS encoding methyl-accepting chemotaxis protein, which codes for MEKNSETDIEQKLKKSFMVLNVSSNVIIAAAACILLGMVARGNMERLSGIFYLSVIVMIILVLVCAWYTHKKITLISHSISDPINELIRTADSLAEGNFNIEIHTHPNETTDGLVKAFQKIIFSFQQLKNDIDLYTSSASVGQFDIKADLSRHQGGYREIVSDIDLLIDTIKAPIDLSCTFAARLANGEHQEDMQNHYQGQYAVLIGNLNSVRQSVASLVGETKRMAFSISEGDLSERGNCGSMQGLFAEVIDQLNNMLESIADPLDTASEYIGKMSQGEELEILDNHYKGYFAALIDHLNDVRTALYALLGEAGKLAQAGTDGDLTVRGDAAKVKGGFAQIIEGFNQTLESITIPLNEAGVVMGKMAVNDYSAKMSDNYKGMLNDFSKSVNRVRESLLNVQNLFLSLAKGDISPLDTYKKIGRRSENDQLVPSGVKMMQALHDLIEDSNFLAGAALAGNLDTRSDDTKFEGGYRKIISGLNQTMEAFSVPIGESVEVLSQFAQGNLTVEVTGDYQGEYNTMKVSLNHAIQSFNELLSEINNAADQVSVGSKQVSDASQSLAQGATEQASSVEELTSSIMEIAAQTKENAANATQANNLCAQVKTQAAEGNQQMSQMLDSMQQINESSANISKIIKVIDDIAFQTNILALNAAVEAARAGQYGKGFAVVADEVRNLAAKSANAAKETTALIEGSTSKVELGTKFANQTAEKLEIIAQNVGKSASIVSEIATASESQAAAIAQVDQGLEQVSCVVQTNSATAEESAASSEELSGQADMLTQMVGKFTLKDAQTGGYQKVTAKPAKASAPKAAVAAASGKY
- a CDS encoding chemotaxis protein CheW; translation: MKETLTRIIQKEQDTQHGKFLTFALSEEIYGIEICFVTEIVGVQKISVLPGSPTYIKGVINLRGKIIPVADMRLRFRKEVVPYTARTCIVVVDIQNYTVGLIVDEVREVAMIPDECIAPPPSTKIGYRNRFIKGIGKVGDAVQLLLDCEQIFKEDEVEILNKIEA